Proteins encoded together in one Microbacterium oxydans window:
- a CDS encoding 16S rRNA (uracil(1498)-N(3))-methyltransferase, which translates to MALHFLVESSTDAAVGDLVSLTGAEAKHAAVVRRLRVGEAVTVGDGAGVWLTGSAEEVSPTRVEVRIAERVEHAAPTPRVVLVQALAKGDRDELAVQAACELGVDEIVPWQASRSVSRWEGPKAVKGRERWATIVREAAKQAHRAWLPEVAAPVSTKQLAERAGSQRVLLLDPTASVRLSEIEPDGRDLVLVVGPEGGISDEELDRLTEAGAERVLLGDTVLRTSTAGPAAIAVLSVALGRW; encoded by the coding sequence ATGGCCCTGCACTTCCTGGTCGAGTCGTCCACGGATGCCGCGGTCGGAGACCTCGTGTCGCTCACCGGTGCCGAGGCGAAGCACGCCGCCGTCGTGCGGCGGCTCCGCGTCGGCGAGGCCGTCACGGTCGGCGATGGAGCGGGTGTCTGGCTGACGGGCTCTGCCGAGGAGGTCTCGCCGACCCGTGTCGAGGTCCGCATCGCGGAGCGCGTCGAGCACGCCGCACCCACGCCCAGAGTCGTGCTGGTGCAGGCCCTCGCGAAGGGGGACCGGGACGAGCTCGCGGTGCAGGCGGCGTGCGAGCTCGGCGTCGACGAGATCGTGCCGTGGCAGGCGAGTCGCAGCGTGTCCCGCTGGGAGGGTCCCAAGGCCGTGAAGGGCCGCGAACGGTGGGCGACCATCGTGCGCGAAGCCGCCAAGCAGGCCCACCGCGCCTGGCTCCCCGAGGTCGCCGCGCCGGTCTCGACGAAGCAGCTCGCGGAGCGGGCGGGTTCGCAGCGGGTGCTCCTGCTCGATCCCACGGCGTCCGTCCGTCTGTCCGAGATCGAGCCGGACGGACGCGATCTCGTGCTGGTCGTCGGACCGGAGGGCGGGATCTCGGACGAGGAGCTCGATCGGCTGACCGAGGCGGGCGCCGAACGCGTTCTCCTGGGCGACACGGTGCTCCGCACCTCGACGGCGGGACCGGCGGCCATCGCCGTGCTGTCGGTGGCCCTCGGCCGGTGGTGA
- the dnaJ gene encoding molecular chaperone DnaJ: MADHYEVLGVSRDASTDEIKKAYRRLARQLHPDVNPGEDAAEKFKLVTHAYDVLSDDESRRRYDMGGGDGAAGNFGGFAGFGDIFETFFGAAQGGGRGARPRSRRERGQDALVRVTLDLGDVVFGAHRDIEVDTAVLCETCQGSCCQEGTSPVTCDICGGSGHVQRQVRSLLGNVVTSQPCGTCEGYGTTIPYPCGTCGGQGRVRSRRTVSLDIPAGVETGLRLQLPGSGEVGKAGGPNGDLYVEVTVNAHPAFSREGDDLLATLEVSMTDAILGTETTIQGLDGEVDLEIRAGVQSGDVLTIKGRGITPLRGTQRGDLRVGVQVLTPTRLDSAQRALIEDFAKKTKAPDPQLAQFQQGLFSKLRDRFRSH, translated from the coding sequence GTGGCGGACCACTATGAGGTTCTCGGGGTGTCCCGAGACGCTTCCACCGACGAGATCAAGAAGGCGTATCGACGCCTGGCGCGGCAGCTGCACCCGGATGTGAACCCGGGAGAGGACGCTGCGGAGAAGTTCAAGCTCGTCACGCACGCGTACGACGTGCTCAGCGACGACGAGTCCCGTCGTCGCTACGACATGGGCGGCGGAGACGGCGCGGCCGGCAACTTCGGAGGGTTCGCCGGCTTCGGGGACATCTTCGAGACCTTCTTCGGGGCGGCGCAGGGCGGCGGTCGCGGCGCGCGTCCGCGCTCGCGCCGCGAGCGTGGTCAGGACGCCCTCGTCCGCGTGACGCTCGACCTGGGCGATGTCGTGTTCGGCGCCCACCGGGACATCGAGGTCGACACCGCCGTGCTGTGCGAGACCTGCCAGGGGTCGTGCTGCCAGGAGGGCACCTCGCCGGTCACGTGCGACATCTGCGGCGGCTCCGGTCACGTGCAGCGCCAGGTGCGCAGCCTGCTCGGCAACGTCGTCACCTCGCAGCCCTGCGGCACGTGCGAGGGCTACGGCACGACCATCCCGTACCCCTGCGGCACCTGCGGCGGACAGGGTCGCGTGCGCTCGCGCCGCACGGTGTCGCTCGACATCCCCGCCGGCGTCGAGACGGGCCTGCGTCTGCAGCTGCCCGGTTCGGGAGAGGTCGGCAAGGCCGGCGGCCCGAACGGCGACCTGTACGTCGAGGTCACCGTCAACGCGCACCCGGCGTTCAGCCGTGAGGGCGACGACCTGCTCGCCACGCTCGAGGTGTCGATGACGGATGCCATCCTCGGCACCGAGACCACGATCCAGGGGCTGGACGGCGAGGTCGACCTCGAGATCCGCGCCGGCGTGCAGTCCGGAGACGTGCTGACCATCAAGGGCCGAGGCATCACCCCGCTCCGCGGCACCCAGCGCGGCGACCTGCGGGTGGGCGTGCAGGTACTGACCCCGACCAGGCTGGACTCCGCGCAGCGGGCGCTGATCGAGGACTTCGCGAAGAAGACCAAGGCGCCGGATCCGCAGCTGGCCCAGTTCCAGCAGGGCCTCTTCTCCAAGCTCCGCGACCGCTTCCGCAGCCACTGA
- the hrcA gene encoding heat-inducible transcriptional repressor HrcA, whose translation MVTERGLQVLRAIVQDYVETHEPVGSRSIVDRHSFGVSAATIRNDMALLEDEELITAPHTSSGRVPTDKGYRVFVNHLAQLRPLSSAQRSAIESFLGEPADLDDLMVRTVRVLTQLTGQVALAQYPSFARAHVTHVELVALAPNRLLIVLVTDAGGVSQRMAVLPEMIDDTEMAVLRARLSALITGQAIGEASDRLQALLSAEETPKDLVLRAIAGVVMDELGSFRQERLVMAGAATLARREQDFRGSIHPLLEAIEEQVTLLRLMSEMVTDEHGLAASIGTENAPFGLGEASIVASNYAAPSGTARVGVMGPTRMDYPSNLAAARAVARYLSRMLDEDEAGR comes from the coding sequence ATGGTCACAGAGCGAGGACTCCAGGTTCTCCGCGCGATCGTGCAGGACTACGTCGAGACCCACGAACCCGTCGGCAGCCGCTCCATCGTCGACCGGCACTCCTTCGGCGTCTCGGCGGCGACGATCCGCAACGACATGGCTCTGCTCGAGGACGAGGAGCTCATCACGGCTCCGCACACCTCGTCCGGCCGGGTGCCCACCGACAAGGGCTACCGCGTCTTCGTGAACCACCTGGCCCAGCTGCGTCCGCTCTCGTCGGCCCAGCGCTCGGCGATCGAGTCGTTCCTCGGCGAGCCGGCCGACCTCGACGACCTGATGGTGCGCACCGTGCGGGTGCTGACGCAGCTGACCGGACAGGTCGCGCTCGCCCAGTATCCGTCCTTCGCCCGCGCCCACGTCACGCACGTCGAGCTCGTGGCACTCGCGCCGAACCGACTCCTGATCGTGCTGGTGACCGATGCCGGCGGTGTGTCGCAGCGCATGGCCGTCCTCCCCGAGATGATCGACGACACCGAGATGGCCGTGCTGCGCGCGCGTCTGTCCGCGCTCATCACCGGGCAGGCGATCGGCGAAGCCTCCGACCGGCTCCAGGCGCTGCTCTCCGCGGAGGAGACGCCGAAGGACCTCGTGCTGCGCGCGATCGCCGGCGTCGTCATGGACGAGCTCGGCAGTTTCCGGCAGGAGCGTCTCGTGATGGCGGGCGCCGCGACGCTCGCGCGGCGGGAACAGGACTTCCGCGGCAGCATCCATCCGCTCCTCGAGGCGATCGAGGAGCAGGTGACGCTGTTGCGGCTGATGAGTGAGATGGTGACCGACGAGCACGGGCTCGCGGCGAGCATCGGCACGGAGAACGCTCCGTTCGGGCTCGGCGAGGCATCGATCGTCGCCAGCAACTACGCCGCGCCCAGCGGCACGGCGCGCGTCGGCGTGATGGGGCCGACGCGCATGGACTACCCGAGCAACCTCGCCGCAGCACGGGCCGTGGCCCGCTACCTGTCGCGGATGCTCGACGAAGACGAGGCCGGCCGCTGA
- a CDS encoding carboxylesterase/lipase family protein — protein MTTSPQASLSSGFVRGSEEDGIVRYLGIPYADAPFGENRFRAPQPVTAWHGVREATQFGPTPPQVPYAGAIGELLGSVRIEGDDILTANVWAPSGASAAPVLLWIHGGALERGTAALPLYDGTVFAKAGIVFVSINYRLGSEGFSVLDGAPRNLGLRDAAAALEWVHREIAAFGGDPERITAMGESAGGAIVAGLLARDDSRALIGRAIIESGPLRAQTAKKAGRVTAQLAKRLGVRADRDAFAALTPEQLLDARKAQSAGSSPLGGAPGFQFAIDPDSLPRSPHEVLGGIDTPLLIGSNTDEYRLWFPPEALAGISELKLQAARLLSRIPRRAVSAYRRAFPGAGTGEVFGQLVTDMMLRAPLSRVAAARQANTHVYEFAWPSPVRDLRAAHALELGFVFDRLGDEEARRMAGPDAPRELAREMNTAWVRFVTQGDPGWPAYGSGRLTRLFDTDSTTVPQRRTAGMDLLPG, from the coding sequence ATGACCACCTCTCCCCAGGCCTCCCTGTCGAGCGGCTTCGTCCGCGGCTCCGAGGAGGACGGGATCGTCCGCTATCTCGGCATCCCCTATGCGGACGCGCCGTTCGGGGAGAACCGCTTCCGAGCCCCGCAGCCCGTCACCGCCTGGCACGGGGTCCGCGAGGCGACGCAGTTCGGGCCCACCCCGCCCCAGGTTCCCTACGCCGGTGCCATCGGCGAGCTCCTGGGCTCCGTGCGCATCGAGGGCGACGACATCCTGACGGCGAACGTGTGGGCGCCGTCAGGAGCATCCGCTGCTCCCGTGCTGCTGTGGATCCACGGCGGGGCCCTCGAGCGCGGTACCGCCGCGCTGCCCCTCTATGACGGCACGGTCTTCGCGAAGGCCGGGATCGTGTTCGTCTCGATCAACTACCGCCTGGGGTCCGAGGGGTTCTCCGTGCTCGACGGCGCACCCCGCAACCTCGGCCTCCGCGACGCCGCCGCCGCGCTGGAATGGGTGCATCGCGAGATCGCGGCGTTCGGCGGCGATCCCGAGCGGATCACTGCGATGGGCGAATCCGCCGGCGGGGCGATCGTCGCCGGTCTTCTCGCTCGTGACGACTCGCGGGCGCTGATCGGCCGGGCCATCATCGAGTCCGGACCACTCCGGGCGCAGACCGCGAAGAAGGCGGGACGCGTGACGGCGCAGCTCGCGAAGCGGCTCGGTGTGCGGGCCGATCGCGACGCGTTCGCCGCCCTCACGCCCGAGCAGCTGCTCGATGCCCGGAAGGCGCAGTCGGCGGGGTCCTCCCCTCTCGGCGGGGCACCCGGGTTCCAGTTCGCGATCGACCCCGACAGCCTCCCGCGTTCCCCGCATGAGGTGCTCGGCGGGATCGACACGCCGCTGCTGATCGGCAGCAACACCGATGAATACCGGCTCTGGTTCCCGCCGGAGGCTCTCGCCGGGATCAGCGAGCTCAAGCTGCAGGCAGCCCGGCTCCTCTCAAGGATCCCGCGCCGAGCGGTCTCCGCGTACCGCCGCGCGTTCCCGGGGGCCGGCACCGGCGAGGTGTTCGGACAGCTCGTGACGGACATGATGCTGCGCGCGCCGCTGAGCCGCGTCGCCGCCGCGCGACAGGCGAACACCCACGTCTACGAGTTCGCCTGGCCGAGCCCGGTGCGGGATCTGCGCGCCGCGCACGCGTTGGAACTGGGATTCGTCTTCGACCGCCTCGGCGATGAGGAGGCGAGGCGCATGGCCGGACCGGACGCGCCGCGGGAGCTCGCCCGCGAGATGAACACGGCCTGGGTGCGCTTCGTCACCCAGGGCGACCCCGGCTGGCCCGCGTACGGAAGCGGGCGGCTGACGCGTCTGTTCGACACGGACAGCACGACCGTGCCGCAGCGGCGGACCGCCGGGATGGATCTGCTCCCCGGCTGA
- the hemW gene encoding radical SAM family heme chaperone HemW, which translates to MAGLLPLGDPAPTDGHLPVDLPIDTSVPFSAYLHIPFCTVRCGYCDFNTYTSTELRGAKQEDYASTLISEIALARRVLDDAGALRPMDTVFFGGGTPTLLPAGDLARMLEAATSAFGLAEGAEVTVEANPDTVTPAVARTLAAAGVTRMSVGMQSAVPHVLAALDRTHRPENVRTAVAAAKDAGLAVSVDLIYGAPGESLADWEASLDAALALESDHISAYALIIEDGTKLARQIRRGEVPTPDDDLQADMYELADARLAAGGFDWYEVSNWARTPEQRSRHNLAYWRGSDWWGFGPGAHSHMAGLRWWNVKHPAAYAQRLAASESPAAGTERPDDESRTLERILLLSRIREGIAVEEVPVANRSRVAGLMADGLVDPVAAVQGRIQLTLRGRLLADAVVRELTD; encoded by the coding sequence ATGGCGGGACTGCTTCCCCTCGGAGACCCCGCGCCGACGGACGGGCACCTGCCCGTCGACCTCCCGATCGACACGAGCGTGCCGTTCTCGGCGTACCTGCACATTCCCTTCTGCACCGTGCGCTGCGGATACTGCGACTTCAACACCTACACATCGACCGAGCTCCGCGGCGCGAAGCAGGAGGACTACGCCTCGACGCTGATCTCCGAGATCGCTCTCGCGCGCCGAGTGCTCGACGACGCCGGAGCCCTGCGTCCGATGGACACGGTCTTCTTCGGCGGCGGCACACCGACCCTCCTTCCCGCGGGCGATCTCGCACGCATGCTCGAGGCGGCGACGTCGGCGTTCGGCCTGGCCGAGGGCGCGGAGGTCACGGTCGAGGCGAATCCCGACACGGTGACGCCCGCGGTGGCGCGAACGCTGGCCGCGGCCGGCGTCACGCGGATGTCGGTCGGCATGCAGTCGGCCGTGCCGCACGTGCTGGCCGCTCTCGACCGCACTCACCGTCCCGAGAACGTGCGCACCGCGGTCGCTGCGGCGAAGGACGCAGGTCTCGCGGTCAGCGTGGACCTGATCTACGGGGCGCCGGGGGAGTCGCTGGCCGACTGGGAGGCCTCTCTCGATGCCGCGCTCGCCCTCGAGTCCGACCACATCTCCGCCTACGCGCTCATCATCGAGGACGGCACGAAGCTCGCCCGACAGATCCGTCGCGGCGAGGTCCCGACCCCCGACGACGATCTGCAGGCAGATATGTACGAGCTGGCGGACGCGCGTCTCGCCGCCGGCGGATTCGACTGGTACGAGGTCAGCAACTGGGCCCGCACGCCCGAGCAGCGCTCCCGGCACAACCTCGCCTACTGGCGGGGGAGCGACTGGTGGGGCTTCGGTCCCGGAGCGCACAGCCACATGGCCGGGTTGCGCTGGTGGAACGTGAAGCACCCGGCGGCGTACGCGCAGCGGCTCGCGGCATCCGAATCCCCGGCCGCGGGGACGGAGCGACCGGACGACGAGTCGCGCACGCTCGAGCGCATCCTGCTGCTCAGTCGCATCCGCGAGGGGATCGCCGTCGAGGAGGTCCCTGTCGCGAATCGGAGCCGCGTGGCCGGACTGATGGCCGACGGGCTCGTCGACCCGGTGGCCGCGGTACAGGGGCGCATCCAGCTGACCCTGCGCGGACGGCTCCTCGCCGACGCGGTGGTGCGCGAGCTCACCGACTGA
- a CDS encoding DUF1990 family protein: protein MRRGTFRDDTVDYAAVGATHAPDLMQYPPERSIPAEESWRIGSGLERFQTAGEALLSWTAQRAAGLSVEDVRPAPGPAYAGVSFDAEGNAIAPSKRDVEQRYDAEGMPFVGAGMTLHLRGRIGGMRADSELRVISVTEEKRRIGFVLGTVGGSVVSGEESFDVDWREDNDEVWFTVRAFDAPNGLLYRTVPALVKRRRRELFARYLRAISPLYATPV, encoded by the coding sequence ATGCGGCGCGGGACTTTCCGAGACGACACGGTGGACTATGCGGCCGTGGGTGCGACCCATGCTCCGGATCTGATGCAGTACCCGCCGGAGCGCAGCATCCCGGCGGAGGAATCCTGGCGGATCGGCAGCGGACTCGAGAGGTTCCAGACCGCCGGAGAAGCACTTCTCTCCTGGACGGCGCAGCGCGCCGCCGGTCTGTCCGTCGAAGACGTGCGTCCCGCTCCGGGACCCGCCTACGCCGGTGTCAGCTTCGACGCCGAGGGCAACGCGATCGCGCCGAGCAAGCGCGACGTCGAACAGCGATACGACGCCGAGGGCATGCCGTTCGTCGGCGCGGGCATGACCCTGCACCTCCGCGGTCGGATCGGCGGGATGCGGGCGGACTCCGAGCTCCGGGTGATCTCGGTCACGGAGGAGAAGCGGCGCATCGGCTTCGTGCTCGGCACCGTCGGCGGATCCGTCGTCAGCGGCGAGGAGTCCTTCGACGTCGACTGGCGTGAGGACAACGACGAGGTGTGGTTCACCGTCCGCGCCTTCGACGCGCCGAACGGACTCCTGTACCGCACCGTGCCCGCGCTCGTGAAGCGTCGCCGTCGCGAGCTGTTCGCACGCTATCTCCGCGCGATCTCCCCGCTGTACGCGACGCCCGTCTGA
- the lepA gene encoding translation elongation factor 4: MSPRALTPLQPASTPAAQIRNFCIIAHIDHGKSTLADRMLQITGVVSDRDMRAQYLDRMDIERERGITIKSQAVRMPWELDGQTVALNMIDTPGHVDFTYEVSRSLAACEGAILLVDAAQGIEAQTLANLYLALENDLHIIPVLNKIDLPAADPEKYAKELASLIGGKPEDVLRVSGKTGVGVEDLLDRLVRDIPAPTGDADAPARAMIFDSVYDAYRGVVTYVRMVDGSLSPRERIQMMSTGANHEALEVGVSSPEPTPTKGLGVGEVGYLITGVKDVRQSKVGDTITTSRKPASEALPGYTDPKPMVFSGLYPIDGSDYAELREALDKLKLSDASLVYEPETSVALGFGFRCGFLGLLHLEIITERLAREFNLDLITTAPSVIYEVLTSDTGETVTVTNPSEYPDGRIGSVSEPMVKAAILLPKDYVGTVMELCQSRRGTLLGMEYFSEERVELRYNMPLGEIVFDFFDQLKSKTQGYASLDYEPSGQQEADLVKVDILLQGEKVDAFSSIVHRDKAYAYGTMMAERLRKLIPRQQFEVPIQAAIGARIIARETIRAIRKDVLAKCYGGDITRKRKLLEKQKEGKKRMKMVGRVEVPQEAFIAALSGDVEGKDKK; this comes from the coding sequence ATGTCCCCACGCGCTCTCACTCCGCTTCAGCCTGCCTCGACGCCGGCTGCGCAGATCCGTAATTTCTGCATCATCGCCCACATCGATCACGGCAAGTCGACCCTCGCCGACCGCATGCTCCAGATCACCGGCGTGGTCTCGGATCGCGACATGCGGGCGCAGTACCTCGACCGCATGGACATCGAGCGCGAGCGCGGCATCACGATCAAGAGCCAGGCCGTCCGCATGCCCTGGGAGCTCGACGGGCAGACGGTCGCGCTGAACATGATCGACACCCCCGGTCACGTCGACTTCACCTACGAGGTCTCCCGCTCGCTCGCGGCCTGCGAGGGCGCGATCCTGCTCGTGGACGCGGCGCAGGGCATCGAGGCCCAGACGCTGGCGAACCTCTACCTGGCGCTGGAGAACGACCTCCACATCATCCCGGTGCTGAACAAGATCGACCTCCCGGCGGCCGACCCGGAGAAGTACGCCAAGGAGCTGGCCTCGCTCATCGGCGGCAAGCCGGAGGACGTGCTGCGGGTCTCGGGCAAGACCGGCGTCGGGGTGGAAGACCTCCTCGACCGGCTGGTCCGGGACATCCCGGCCCCGACGGGCGACGCCGATGCGCCGGCACGCGCGATGATCTTCGACTCGGTCTACGACGCCTACCGCGGCGTCGTCACCTACGTGCGCATGGTGGACGGCAGCCTCTCGCCGCGCGAGCGCATCCAGATGATGTCGACCGGCGCGAACCACGAGGCCCTCGAGGTCGGCGTGTCGAGCCCCGAGCCGACCCCGACCAAGGGTCTCGGCGTCGGCGAGGTGGGCTACCTCATCACCGGCGTGAAGGACGTGCGTCAGTCGAAGGTCGGCGACACGATCACCACCTCGCGGAAGCCGGCCTCCGAGGCCCTTCCCGGCTACACCGACCCGAAGCCGATGGTCTTCTCGGGTCTGTACCCCATCGACGGCAGCGACTACGCGGAGCTGCGTGAGGCTCTCGACAAGCTGAAGCTCTCCGACGCCTCGCTCGTGTACGAGCCGGAGACCTCGGTCGCGCTCGGCTTCGGCTTCCGCTGCGGGTTCCTCGGACTGCTGCACCTCGAGATCATCACCGAGCGTCTGGCCCGCGAGTTCAACCTCGACCTCATCACGACCGCGCCCAGCGTGATCTACGAGGTGCTCACGAGCGACACCGGCGAGACGGTCACCGTCACCAACCCGAGCGAGTACCCCGACGGGCGCATCGGCTCGGTGTCGGAGCCGATGGTCAAGGCCGCCATCCTGCTGCCGAAGGACTACGTCGGCACCGTGATGGAGCTGTGCCAGTCCCGTCGCGGGACGTTGCTCGGCATGGAGTACTTCTCGGAGGAGCGCGTCGAGCTGCGCTACAACATGCCCCTCGGCGAGATCGTGTTCGACTTCTTCGACCAGCTGAAGTCGAAGACGCAGGGCTATGCCTCGCTCGACTACGAGCCCTCCGGCCAGCAGGAGGCCGACCTGGTGAAGGTCGACATCCTCCTCCAGGGCGAGAAGGTCGACGCGTTCAGCTCGATCGTGCACCGTGACAAGGCCTACGCCTACGGCACGATGATGGCCGAGCGCCTGCGCAAGCTCATCCCTCGCCAGCAGTTCGAGGTGCCGATCCAGGCGGCGATCGGCGCCCGGATCATCGCGCGCGAGACCATCCGCGCGATCCGCAAGGACGTGCTCGCCAAGTGCTACGGCGGTGACATCACGCGTAAGCGCAAGCTCCTCGAGAAGCAGAAGGAGGGCAAGAAGCGCATGAAGATGGTCGGTCGCGTCGAGGTCCCCCAGGAGGCGTTCATCGCGGCGCTCTCCGGCGACGTCGAGGGCAAGGACAAGAAGTAG
- a CDS encoding ABC transporter family substrate-binding protein yields the protein MKSSSKKWAALAGIASVALVMTACAPGTTGGDKGGSESPSALPATGWVAADRDAIKDGGTLNLPLDETPANWNLYNLDSGTVDDNTISSLFLPGFVVVTEDGSWEADPNYATSVELKSEDPQVVEVKVNPDAVWSDGTAIGVQDFQGMFNALNGKNEAYAPTSTNVWSDIESVEAGENDQDVLITFANKNADWPSILSGIYPRWLTATPESFNTAWATGPFAPDGSTYVSGGAFVVSKFDPTGKTITFEPNDKWWGDKPKLDTINFKATDRSTVGQAFANKEFDAVPINSSVDTLESAKARSDSSILSSKGVTYSHVTLNGTAGVFQDVEVRQAFAKSLDRQIMAQAVIEPLGVEPEVLNNLIFLNGQNGYEDDSADIAFDIDAAKKQLEDAGWVEGDKGIREKDGNKLTVRLVIPSETPNSAILSQQIQPMAAKAGFDVKIDTVPSADFFTKYITTQTRDFEATIFAWQGTPYPISSTESIFNPADSGQNFPGVADERLDDLWTKANAELDVDARLDIAKEIDKIIMSEAVTIPLAARPNQYAVAKGVVNYGPSQFESVTGTNHWENVGWAK from the coding sequence ATGAAGTCGAGCTCCAAGAAGTGGGCGGCTCTCGCCGGTATCGCCAGCGTCGCGCTGGTGATGACCGCGTGCGCGCCCGGCACGACCGGGGGAGACAAGGGCGGCAGTGAGTCGCCGTCGGCGCTTCCGGCCACGGGTTGGGTCGCCGCAGACCGCGACGCCATCAAGGACGGCGGGACGCTGAACCTCCCGCTCGACGAGACCCCGGCGAACTGGAACCTGTACAACCTCGATTCCGGCACCGTCGACGACAACACCATCTCGAGCCTCTTCCTGCCCGGATTCGTCGTCGTCACCGAGGACGGCAGCTGGGAAGCCGACCCGAACTACGCGACCTCGGTCGAGCTCAAGAGCGAAGACCCCCAGGTCGTCGAGGTCAAGGTCAACCCCGACGCGGTCTGGTCCGACGGCACGGCCATCGGCGTGCAGGACTTCCAGGGCATGTTCAACGCCCTGAACGGCAAGAACGAGGCGTACGCGCCGACGTCGACCAACGTCTGGTCCGACATCGAGTCCGTCGAGGCCGGCGAGAACGACCAGGACGTGCTGATCACGTTCGCGAACAAGAACGCGGACTGGCCGTCGATCCTCTCGGGCATCTACCCCCGCTGGCTCACGGCGACGCCGGAGAGCTTCAACACCGCGTGGGCGACCGGTCCCTTCGCTCCTGACGGTTCGACCTATGTCTCCGGCGGCGCGTTCGTCGTGAGCAAGTTCGACCCGACGGGCAAGACGATCACCTTCGAGCCGAACGACAAGTGGTGGGGCGACAAGCCGAAGCTCGACACCATCAACTTCAAGGCGACGGACCGCTCGACGGTCGGCCAGGCGTTCGCCAACAAGGAGTTCGACGCGGTTCCGATCAACTCGAGCGTCGACACGCTCGAGTCGGCGAAGGCCCGCTCCGACTCGTCGATCCTGAGCTCGAAGGGTGTGACGTACAGCCACGTCACGCTCAACGGAACCGCCGGCGTCTTCCAGGACGTCGAGGTGCGTCAGGCATTCGCGAAGTCGCTCGACCGTCAGATCATGGCGCAGGCCGTCATCGAGCCGCTGGGCGTCGAGCCCGAGGTCCTCAACAACCTCATCTTCCTCAACGGCCAGAACGGCTACGAGGACGACAGCGCGGACATCGCGTTCGACATCGACGCCGCCAAGAAGCAGCTGGAAGACGCCGGCTGGGTCGAGGGTGACAAGGGCATCCGCGAGAAGGACGGCAACAAGCTGACCGTCCGCCTCGTGATCCCCTCGGAGACCCCGAACTCGGCGATCCTCTCGCAGCAGATCCAGCCGATGGCCGCCAAGGCGGGCTTCGACGTCAAGATCGACACGGTTCCGTCGGCGGACTTCTTCACGAAGTACATCACGACGCAGACCCGTGACTTCGAGGCGACGATCTTCGCGTGGCAGGGTACGCCGTACCCGATCTCGTCGACGGAGTCGATCTTCAACCCGGCCGACTCGGGGCAGAACTTCCCCGGTGTCGCGGACGAGCGTCTGGACGACCTCTGGACGAAGGCGAACGCCGAGCTCGACGTGGATGCACGTCTCGACATCGCGAAGGAGATCGACAAGATCATCATGAGCGAAGCTGTGACGATCCCGCTGGCGGCACGTCCGAACCAGTACGCGGTCGCCAAGGGCGTCGTGAACTACGGTCCCTCGCAGTTCGAGTCGGTCACCGGCACGAACCACTGGGAGAACGTGGGCTGGGCCAAGTAA
- a CDS encoding ABC transporter permease has product MIGFIAKRLVNYLILTVIATLAGYALVSTTLQPAARFLGKNPPVPQSTIDAALDKIGANPDVSLLQRMMDWLVQFVTTGSLGVSTRGTQVTADIFERAGTSLRLLIIGSILGAVFGILLGVWGAIRQYRASDQVITYASFTILATPIFVIAVVLMIGATWLNNAAGQQLINFTGEYSVGVTGFWPVLGDRIAHLLLPTIALTVTAAASYSRYQRSAMLDVLSSDFIRTARAKGRTRGAAIMRHGVRVALIPMSTFFAYSFGTILTGAAVTEKIFSWHGMGEYLIDSVSNNDINAATGSILFAAILVLIAGTLADVLYAALDPRVRM; this is encoded by the coding sequence ATGATCGGATTCATCGCCAAGCGATTGGTGAACTATCTCATCCTCACCGTCATCGCCACGCTGGCCGGTTACGCACTCGTCTCCACCACCCTTCAGCCGGCGGCACGGTTCCTCGGCAAGAATCCCCCGGTCCCGCAGTCCACCATCGACGCGGCGCTCGACAAGATCGGCGCCAACCCCGATGTCTCCCTGCTGCAGCGGATGATGGACTGGCTCGTCCAGTTCGTCACGACCGGCTCCCTCGGCGTCTCCACCCGCGGCACCCAGGTCACGGCCGACATCTTCGAGCGCGCGGGCACCAGCCTGCGACTGCTCATCATCGGCTCCATCCTCGGCGCCGTCTTCGGCATCCTCCTCGGCGTGTGGGGAGCCATCCGGCAGTACCGGGCGAGCGACCAGGTCATCACCTACGCCTCGTTCACGATCCTCGCCACCCCGATCTTCGTCATCGCGGTCGTGCTCATGATCGGCGCCACCTGGCTCAACAACGCCGCCGGTCAGCAGCTCATCAACTTCACGGGTGAATACAGCGTCGGAGTCACCGGCTTCTGGCCCGTGTTAGGCGATCGAATAGCGCATCTGCTGCTGCCCACCATCGCGCTCACCGTGACCGCCGCGGCCTCGTACTCGCGGTACCAGCGCAGCGCGATGCTCGATGTGCTCTCGTCGGACTTCATCCGGACCGCCCGCGCGAAGGGGCGCACCCGCGGAGCCGCGATCATGCGCCACGGCGTGCGCGTCGCCCTGATCCCGATGTCGACGTTCTTCGCCTACTCGTTCGGCACGATCCTGACGGGCGCGGCCGTGACCGAGAAGATCTTCAGCTGGCACGGAATGGGCGAGTACCTCATCGACTCCGTGTCGAACAACGACATCAACGCAGCGACGGGCTCCATCCTGTTCGCCGCGATCCTCGTGCTCATCGCGGGCACGCTGGCCGACGTCCTGTACGCGGCCCTCGACCCTCGAGTGAGGATGTGA